One Salmo trutta chromosome 19, fSalTru1.1, whole genome shotgun sequence genomic window carries:
- the nectin3b gene encoding nectin-3-like protein: MEDGSTFKMFLPCLRNYPLSKGQHALFIVLLYILTGVGGSQVLVPQKVSAVLGKNVTLGCSVEVGANLSLTQSSWERRLPTGSVTVAVYNPVFGISIPPNYVRRLSFRSPSSHDATIVLEDVGFEDIGVYTCKVATFPLGNTQASTTVSVLVEPRVYVSAGSVALIDEGNETVVATCIAERARPPAEVSWETDLFGQSEVSLQDEANGTTSTQVRYLWQPTRHVQGHALTCVVRHPALHTDFRIPYQLNVQYAPDIVVVGYDGDWYVGRENIQLTCKANANPPAHHFTWIRLDGKMPDGVEIVNNTLLFLRPLQRNDSGVYRCEVANDINLRSRDLRIRIQDPPTTSMPSTTPAPVLTGSASSSTSVGDKRRVLFTSPTLAALPPDNHLGTIVGGAVGGALFLLLLLVVGGVCYLRQRQTFRGDYYTKQYLGPSDMQKAPPQHKLHPTKPANNVYLDKDREEWGDRERNHVRDREHLHLHPTSTTIINNHREPEYQPNGLTRAMRNGDHHDHLRSYPSPHQTGRARYAAPSHPLSTGSPYLSDDCYDSGAEGDYVSHMDGSVISRREWYV, from the exons GTGTGGGGGGCAGTCAGGTGTTGGTGCCCCAGAAGGTGAGTGCTGTATTGGGGAAGAATGTGACGTTGGGCTGTAGCGTGGAGGTGGGGGCCAACCTCAGTCTTACCCAGAGTTCCTGGGAGCGTCGGCTCCCCACAGGCTCAGTGACTGTGGCGGTGTACAATCCCGTGTTCGGCATCTCGATCCCCCCAAACTACGTGCGCCGCCTGTCCTTCCGCTCGCCCTCCTCCCATGACGCCACCATCGTACTGGAGGATGTGGGCTTTGAGGACATTGGAGTGTACACCTGCAAGGTGGCCACCTTCCCCCTGGGCAACACACAGGCCTCCACCACTGTCAGCGTGCTcg tggagCCCAGGGTGTATGTGTCGGCTGGCTCGGTGGCTCTGATCGACGAGGGCAATGAAACGGTGGTGGCCACCTGCATCGCTGAGCGGGCCCGGCCCCCCGCCGAAGTCTCCTGGGAGACGGACCTGTTTGGGCAATCAGAGGTGTCGCTGCAGGACGAGGCAAACGGCACGACCAGCACCCAGGTGCGTTACCTGTGGCAGCCCACCCGCCACGTCCAGGGTCACGCCCTCACCTGTGTGGTGCGTCATCCTGCCCTGCACACAGACTTCAGGATCCCCTACCAGCTCAACGTGCagt ACGCCCCAGACATCGTGGTGGTAGGTTATGACGGTGACTGGTACGTGGGCCGTGAGAACATCCAACTGACCTGCAAAGCCAACGCAAACCCACCAGCACACCACTTCACATGgatcag ACTGGACGGGAAAATGCCAGACGGGGTGGAGATAGTGAACAACACGTTGCTGTTTCTGAGGCCCCTCCAACGGAATGACTCTGGAGTCTACAGGTGTGAGGTTGCCAATGACATCAACCTACGCAGCAGGGACCTGCGGATACGCATACAAG ATCCTCCCACCACCTCCATGCCCTCCACCACCCCTGCGCCTGTCCTAACCGGCTCTGCCTCCTCATCCACCTCTGTGGGAGACAAGCGACGGGTCCTCTTCACCTCCCCCACCCTGGCAGCCCTGCCCCCCGACAACCACCTGGGCACCATCGTGGGCGGGGCTGTGGGCGGAGCCTTGTTCCTCCTTCTGCTGCTGGTAGTGGGCGGGGTCTGTTACCTACGGCAACGGCAGACCTTCCGCGGGGACTACTACACTAAGCAGTACCTAGGGCCTTCCGACATGCAGAAGGCTCCTCCACAGCACAAGCTCCACCCCACTAAGCCGGCCAATAACGTCTACCTAGACAAGGACCGTGAAGAGTGGGGCGACCGCGAACGCAACCACGTGCGGGACCGCGAACACCTCCACCTGCATCCaacatcaacaaccatcataaacAACCACAGAGAACCGGAGTACCAGCCCAACGGCCTCACGAGGGCGATGAGGAACGGAGACCACCATGACCACCTGCGTAGCTACCCCAGCCCCCACCAGACAGGCCGTGCCAGATACGCTGCCCCGTCACACCCACTGAGCACTGGCTCCCCCTACCTGTCGGATGACTGCTATGACAGCGGGGCCGAGGGGGACTATGTCTCTCATATGGATGGCTCAGTGATCTCACGCAGGGAGTGGTACGTCTGA